In Pectinophora gossypiella chromosome 5, ilPecGoss1.1, whole genome shotgun sequence, a genomic segment contains:
- the LOC126366695 gene encoding basic proline-rich protein: MRLSLHIAVVLLAVYQTCHAERSTRDISSYPSQNYAILGSPINAPLNEDGYFYPKPKIPFPPPPPPQPPVIRVPPPPPPPPQPPVIRVPPPPPPPQPPVIRVPPPPRPPPPPTLPPRTEGYVYNTPRIPFPPPTRPPPPPPPPTRPPPPPPTRPPPPPTRPPPPPTLPPPRTTGYVYETPRIPFPPPTRPPPPPPPPTRPPPPPTRPPPPPPPPPTQGYSYSTPRIPFPPPTRPPPPPPPPTRPPTTYLPPPTTRRPPPPPPPPPTRPPTLRTTGYEYPTPRVPFTLPPPTRPPPPPPPPTTRRPPPPPPPPPTRPPTRPPPPPTPPTFRTTGYSYPTPRVPFTLPPPTTTRRPPPPPPPPTYLPPLTTRRPPPPPPPPTTRRPPPPPPPPPTRPPTFKTPATYLPPPPPTRPPPPPTTRRPPPPPPPPPTRPPTVRTPATYLPPPPPTRPPPPPTTRRPPPPPPPPPTRPPTVRTPATYLPPPPPTRPPPPPTTRRPPPPPPPPPTRPPTFKTPATYLPPPPPTRPPPPPPTRRPPPPPPPPPTRPPTIRTPATYLPPPPPTRPPPPPTTRRPPPPPPPPPTRPATYLPPPPPTTRRPPPPPPPPPTRPPTFKTPATYLPPPPPTRPPPPPPPPPTRPPPPPTTRPPPTYLPPPTTRRPPPPPPPPPTRPPTRPPPPPPTGYSYPVPKIPFPPPTQPPVYIPPTTRRTPPPPPVTRPPPPVTYVYTTPSRPFPPIPSYVPPTTRPPVYIPPPTTRPPFVPDQGYYYDRPSVPFVF, encoded by the coding sequence AGGCTGTCTCTGCACATAGCCGTGGTGCTGCTGGCGGTCTACCAGACCTGCCATGCCGAGCGCTCCACTCGGGACATCTCCAGTTACCCGAGCCAAAACTACGCCATATTGGGGTCCCCAATCAATGCGCCACTTAACGAAGATGGGTACTTCTACCCTAAGCCGAAGATACCTTTCCCTCCTCCGCCGCCACCTCAACCGCCAGTAATAAGGGTACCCCCAcctccaccgccgccgccgcagccgccggTCATAAGGGTCCCCCCACCACCTCCACCACCGCAACCACCGGTCATAAGGGTACCACCTCCACCAAGGCCGCCCCCACCGCCAACGCTGCCTCCGAGGACGGAAGGTTACGTGTATAACACGCCACGTATACCATTCCCTCCGCCGACGAgaccgccgccgccaccgccacCACCGACTAGACCACCCCCACCCCCTCCAACTAGGCCTCCTCCCCCTCCAACTAGACCTCCTCCCCCACCTACCCTGCCGCCCCCAAGAACAACTGGTTACGTGTACGAGACCCCACGTATCCCGTTCCCTCCGCCGACAaggccgccgccaccgccgccgcctccCACTAGACCTCCTCCACCACCAACTAGGCCTCCCCCACCTCCTCCACCACCACCTACCCAGGGATACAGCTACTCTACACCTAGGATACCTTTCCCTCCTCCGACTAGACCGCCCCCACCGCCTCCTCCACCAACAAGGCCACCTACCACATACCTTCCGCCCCCTACGACCAGGAGGCCTCCTCCCCCTCCCCCTCCACCGCCAACCAGGCCACCAACCCTAAGAACTACCGGATATGAATATCCGACACCGAGGGTCCCATTCACTCTTCCACCTCCGACGCGTCCCCCACCCCCTCCACCCCCGCCTACTACTAGACGTCCACCCCCACCTCCACCCCCGCCACCTACAAGACCTCCTACACGGCCGCCACCTCCCCCAACCCCCCCAACGTTCAGGACAACTGGGTATTCGTACCCAACACCTAGAGTGCCATTCACTCTTCCACCCCCAACCACTACAAGACGTCCCCCACCCCCACCTCCACCACCAACATACTTGCCTCCTTTAACTACGAGAAGACCACCACCGCCACCCCCACCCCCGACAACGAGGAGACCACCACCTCCTCCTCCTCCACCCCCGACCAGACCACCAACCTTCAAAACCCCGGCCACATATTTGCCCCCTCCCCCGCCAACTAGGCCACCACCCCCACCGACAACTAGACGCCCACCGCCTCCTCCGCCTCCACCGCCAACCAGACCCCCAACAGTAAGGACTCCAGCTACTTATCTCCCCCCTCCTCCCCCAACTAGGCCCCCACCACCACCGACTACCAGAAGGCCACCACCACCGCCTCCTCCACCCCCAACTAGGCCCCCAACAGTAAGAACACCAGCTACTTACTTACCACCTCCACCGCCAACTCGTCCTCCTCCACCACCAACTACGAGACGTCCACCACCGCCTCCTCCACCACCACCAACCAGGCCACCAACTTTTAAGACTCCTGCCACGTACCTGCCCCCTCCTCCCCCGACTAGGCCACCACCGCCACCGCCCACTAGACGGCCACCGCCTCCCCCTCCACCACCACCAACCAGGCCACCAACAATAAGGACTCCCGCTACTTATCTTCCACCTCCTCCACCAACTAGGCCCCCACCACCACCCACTACGAGACGTCCCCCGCCTCCTCCTCCTCCGCCACCGACTAGACCCGCCACCTACctgccaccaccaccaccaacgACGAGGAGACCCCCTCCCCCACCTCCACCACCACCAACTAGACCACCAACTTTCAAGACTCCGGCCACTTACCTGCCACCCCCACCCCCCACTAGGCCTCCACCGCCGCCACCACCACCCCCAACTCGTCCGCCACCCCCGCCAACCACACGTCCACCCCCGACCTACCTTCCTCCACCCACAACAAGGAGACCACCACCTCCTCCTCCACCGCCACCAACGCGTCCCCCGACCCGTCCCCCTCCCCCACCTCCAACAGGATACTCTTACCCTGTACCTAAGATTCCATTCCCTCCCCCGACACAACCCCCAGTATATATCCCGCCGACGACGAGACGCACTCCTCCACCTCCCCCAGTCACCCGGCCCCCTCCCCCGGTGACATACGTCTACACGACTCCCTCCAGACCTTTCCCCCCGATCCCATCGTATGTCCCGCCGACTACCCGTCCCCCAGTATACATCCCCCCTCCCACCACGCGGCCCCCCTTCGTCCCCGACCAGGGATACTACTACGACCGCCCGAGCGTACCCTTCGTCTTCTAG